One genomic region from Ignavibacteria bacterium encodes:
- the cdd gene encoding cytidine deaminase, with translation MKNNYKQLTEEAKSAKQFSHSPYSHFRVGAAVLTKSGKIFSGTNVENSSYSLTICAERTALFKAISEGEKKFSAIAISTDQKEFISPCGACRQVIMDLAGNIDVILSNNNGKTKSLKMKELLPHAFGEKYLKKVVE, from the coding sequence ATGAAAAATAATTACAAACAACTTACGGAAGAAGCGAAGAGCGCAAAGCAGTTTTCTCATTCGCCGTATTCGCATTTTCGTGTCGGAGCTGCAGTTCTCACAAAAAGCGGAAAAATATTCTCCGGAACGAATGTCGAAAATAGTTCTTATTCTCTTACAATTTGCGCGGAACGAACTGCTCTCTTCAAAGCGATTTCTGAAGGAGAAAAAAAATTTTCTGCCATTGCAATCTCCACTGACCAAAAAGAATTCATATCTCCCTGCGGCGCGTGTCGCCAGGTGATTATGGATTTAGCGGGAAACATTGACGTGATTCTTTCAAACAATAACGGCAAAACAAAGTCACTTAAAATGAAAGAACTTCTTCCGCATGCATTCGGAGAAAAATATCTTAAAAAAGTAGTTGAGTAA
- a CDS encoding methyltransferase — translation MKLKQLFRHVIWFFLYYGWLKHYFKFNTTTSLLGFSFTIFPSVFHPKFSFSSKIFATFISQLDLKYKTVLDMGTGSGIIGIVSASKEAMVTAIDINENAINCAKENASRNKVEKNISFNVGNLFSPISHSTKFDYIFFNPPFYPREVFTVAQHAWNAGENFYTIQRFASESNKYLNENGKIFFIISSDVDTEKICSFFHKNNFNTNLVFAKKLLFEEFFIYEVHL, via the coding sequence TTGAAATTGAAACAACTTTTTCGCCACGTTATTTGGTTTTTTCTGTACTATGGTTGGCTGAAACATTATTTTAAATTTAACACGACAACATCACTTCTTGGGTTTTCTTTTACAATATTCCCTTCCGTTTTTCATCCAAAATTTTCATTCAGCAGTAAAATTTTTGCAACGTTTATTTCCCAACTTGATTTAAAATACAAAACTGTTCTTGATATGGGAACAGGTTCGGGAATTATTGGAATCGTTTCCGCGTCGAAAGAAGCAATGGTAACTGCAATAGATATTAATGAAAATGCCATTAACTGTGCAAAAGAAAATGCAAGTAGAAACAAAGTTGAAAAAAATATTTCCTTCAATGTCGGAAATCTTTTTTCCCCGATTTCACATTCAACCAAATTCGATTACATTTTTTTTAATCCGCCGTTTTATCCACGAGAAGTATTTACAGTTGCGCAACATGCTTGGAATGCAGGAGAAAATTTTTATACGATTCAACGTTTTGCGAGTGAATCAAACAAATATTTGAACGAAAACGGGAAAATATTTTTCATTATTTCTTCCGATGTTGATACAGAAAAAATCTGTTCATTCTTTCACAAAAATAATTTCAACACAAATCTCGTCTTCGCAAAGAAACTTCTCTTTGAGGAATTTTTTATTTATGAAGTTCATTTGTAA
- the corA gene encoding magnesium/cobalt transporter CorA, protein MSRRKKRISTKTGLAPGSLVYIGENEGEEMKFFLFDYDETNLIERETTNVSDCIALKEKPTITWINIDGINRPDVLEKLGNSYGLHPLVMEDILNTEQRPKLESYNDYLYIVLKMLTYSETSKEIIPEQVSIVLGKNFVLSFQEGIEGDVFNPVRERIRMGKGIIRKQNADFLVYALLDIIVDNYFIILEKLEEQIEILEEELTENPTPTTLSTIHRLRRNMIYLLKNIWPLREVINNMQREESSLIKTSTSIYLRDVYDHTIRVVESIESFREILTGMLDIYLSSINNKMNAVMKVLTIITTIFMPLSFIAGVYGMNFKFMPELEWQWGYITVLSVMLSIGGMMLLYFRKKDWL, encoded by the coding sequence ATGTCAAGACGAAAGAAAAGAATTTCAACGAAAACCGGACTTGCCCCAGGTTCACTTGTGTACATTGGCGAAAATGAGGGCGAGGAAATGAAATTTTTTCTCTTTGATTACGATGAAACAAACCTCATTGAAAGGGAAACGACCAATGTTTCTGACTGTATTGCTTTAAAAGAAAAACCAACAATTACCTGGATAAACATTGATGGAATCAATCGTCCTGATGTTTTAGAAAAACTTGGAAATTCGTACGGACTTCATCCCTTGGTGATGGAGGATATACTCAACACCGAGCAGCGACCGAAATTAGAAAGCTATAACGACTATTTATATATCGTCCTGAAAATGTTGACATACAGCGAAACTTCGAAAGAAATAATACCTGAACAAGTAAGTATCGTACTTGGAAAGAATTTTGTGTTGTCTTTTCAAGAAGGAATTGAAGGAGACGTATTTAATCCGGTTCGCGAAAGAATTCGTATGGGAAAGGGAATCATTAGAAAACAGAATGCAGACTTTCTCGTTTATGCTCTACTCGATATCATCGTAGATAATTATTTTATTATTCTCGAAAAATTGGAAGAACAAATCGAGATTCTCGAAGAAGAACTAACGGAAAATCCTACCCCGACTACCCTAAGCACGATCCATCGCTTGCGGAGAAATATGATTTACTTATTGAAAAATATTTGGCCCCTTCGTGAAGTGATTAACAATATGCAACGAGAGGAATCATCTCTCATTAAAACATCCACGAGCATATATCTTCGGGATGTGTATGACCATACGATTCGTGTTGTGGAAAGCATAGAATCATTCCGAGAAATTTTAACTGGTATGTTGGACATTTATCTTTCGAGTATCAACAATAAAATGAATGCAGTAATGAAGGTTCTCACAATAATTACAACGATTTTTATGCCGCTTTCGTTTATTGCTGGTGTGTACGGTATGAATTTCAAATTTATGCCGGAACTCGAATGGCAATGGGGATACATTACTGTTTTAAGTGTGATGCTGAGTATCGGCGGAATGATGCTTCTGTATTTCAGAAAAAAAGATTGGCTGTAA
- the hemL gene encoding glutamate-1-semialdehyde-2,1-aminomutase, whose translation MKTIKSTFLFSKAQQHIPGGVNSPVRAFKSVGRNPLFISKANGAYIFDADGNKFIDYVMSWGPMILGHAHREVLSTISKAMKNGTSYGAPTELEMQMAEQIKKMFPSIELVRMVNSGTEATMSAIRVARAFTKKNKIIKFEGCYHGHGDSFLVKAGSGALTFGVPSSPGVPTEIASLTLNATYNNIQSVEKLIRENKNDVAAIIVEPIVGNMGVLLPKQNFLKQLRTLCDKEKIVLIFDEVITGFRLAQGGAQEYFNIKADLTTLGKIIGGGLPVGAYGGRKEIMELVAPLGPVYQAGTLSGNPLAMSAGLTLLRILSKKKILYKELEKKGKFLAENFRAIAKEKGIPITVNHIGSVLTVFFTEQEVYDYHTAVSCDTKTFTKYFNAMLEQGIYLPPSQFEAMFLSAAHTHSDLEKTVAAFRKALSKLH comes from the coding sequence ATGAAAACAATAAAAAGTACATTTCTCTTTTCCAAAGCGCAACAACATATTCCCGGGGGAGTTAACTCTCCTGTTCGTGCGTTTAAATCTGTCGGTAGAAATCCTCTCTTTATTTCCAAAGCAAACGGCGCGTATATTTTCGATGCTGACGGAAATAAATTTATTGATTACGTAATGTCGTGGGGACCGATGATTTTGGGACACGCGCATCGCGAAGTTCTTTCTACAATCAGCAAGGCGATGAAGAATGGTACAAGTTACGGCGCACCAACAGAACTCGAAATGCAAATGGCGGAACAAATAAAAAAAATGTTTCCTTCGATTGAACTTGTGCGAATGGTGAACTCAGGAACAGAAGCAACGATGAGCGCTATTCGGGTTGCTCGTGCGTTCACAAAGAAAAATAAAATCATAAAATTTGAGGGATGTTATCACGGACACGGCGACAGTTTTTTGGTGAAAGCAGGTTCGGGCGCGCTTACGTTTGGTGTTCCAAGTTCTCCCGGAGTTCCGACTGAAATTGCGTCGCTTACTTTAAATGCAACATACAATAACATTCAATCTGTTGAAAAACTTATTCGCGAAAATAAAAACGACGTTGCAGCAATCATTGTCGAACCGATTGTTGGAAATATGGGTGTGCTTTTACCAAAACAAAACTTTTTGAAACAACTTCGTACTCTGTGCGATAAAGAAAAAATCGTTTTGATTTTTGACGAGGTAATTACCGGATTTCGGCTTGCACAAGGGGGTGCGCAGGAATACTTCAACATCAAAGCAGATTTGACAACACTCGGAAAAATTATCGGCGGAGGATTACCGGTTGGTGCATACGGAGGAAGAAAAGAAATTATGGAACTTGTTGCGCCGCTTGGTCCGGTCTATCAAGCAGGAACACTTTCTGGAAATCCGCTTGCAATGAGTGCGGGGTTAACGTTGCTCAGAATTCTTTCAAAGAAAAAAATATTATACAAAGAGTTAGAAAAGAAAGGGAAATTTCTTGCCGAAAATTTTAGAGCAATTGCGAAAGAAAAAGGAATTCCGATTACAGTAAATCATATCGGTTCGGTGCTTACTGTTTTCTTTACGGAACAAGAAGTGTACGATTACCATACTGCTGTTTCTTGTGATACAAAAACCTTTACAAAATATTTTAACGCAATGCTCGAACAAGGAATTTATCTTCCTCCATCACAATTTGAAGCAATGTTTCTTTCCGCGGCACACACACACAGCGATTTAGAAAAAACTGTAGCCGCATTTCGGAAAGCACTTTCTAAACTGCACTAA
- the hemB gene encoding porphobilinogen synthase, which translates to MNNTYLPFQRLRRTRMTETLRSMVRETELSTNDFIYPLFVCPGTKVKKEVSSMPGVYQMSADEIVNECKEIESLGIPAVILFGIPEHKDEIGSEAYNENGVVQQAIRAIKKNVPKLYVITDVCMCEYTSHGHCGIVRGNEIVNDESLELLTNEALTHAQAGCDMVAPSDMFDGRVKAIRAILDEHKFQNIPIMSYAAKYASGFYGPFREAAESTPKFGDRRSHQMDPANSNEALREVEADIAEGADIVMVKPAMPYLDIIRRVKDKFQMPTAAYNVSGEYSMVKAAAQLGWIDEQRVMLEMLTGIKRAGADLILTYFAKDAAKVLKK; encoded by the coding sequence ATGAATAATACTTATCTTCCCTTCCAACGTCTCCGCAGAACGCGAATGACGGAAACACTACGCTCGATGGTTCGCGAAACAGAACTTTCTACGAACGATTTTATTTATCCGCTGTTTGTTTGTCCCGGAACAAAAGTGAAAAAAGAAGTTTCATCAATGCCCGGCGTGTATCAAATGTCGGCGGATGAAATCGTGAACGAATGTAAAGAAATTGAATCACTCGGAATTCCTGCAGTGATTCTCTTCGGTATTCCCGAACACAAAGACGAAATTGGCAGCGAAGCGTATAATGAAAACGGTGTTGTGCAGCAAGCAATTCGCGCAATCAAAAAAAACGTACCGAAACTTTACGTGATTACCGATGTGTGTATGTGTGAATATACATCACACGGACATTGCGGAATTGTTCGAGGCAATGAAATTGTGAACGATGAATCGCTTGAACTTCTCACGAACGAAGCGCTCACACACGCACAAGCGGGATGCGATATGGTTGCTCCTTCCGATATGTTTGACGGACGAGTGAAAGCGATTCGCGCAATTCTCGATGAACATAAATTTCAAAACATTCCTATAATGTCGTACGCGGCGAAATATGCATCGGGATTTTACGGACCATTTCGCGAAGCCGCAGAATCAACTCCGAAATTCGGCGATAGAAGAAGTCATCAAATGGACCCGGCAAACTCGAACGAAGCATTACGCGAAGTCGAAGCAGATATTGCAGAAGGCGCAGATATTGTGATGGTAAAACCCGCAATGCCATATCTCGATATTATTCGCCGCGTGAAAGACAAATTTCAAATGCCGACAGCAGCGTATAATGTCAGCGGAGAATATTCAATGGTGAAAGCGGCGGCGCAACTTGGCTGGATAGATGAGCAACGCGTAATGCTCGAAATGTTGACGGGAATAAAACGTGCCGGAGCAGATTTGATTCTTACGTATTTCGCAAAAGATGCGGCGAAGGTGCTCAAAAAATAA
- a CDS encoding AbrB/MazE/SpoVT family DNA-binding domain-containing protein, translating into METSKLSANGYITVPARLRKKYGMKKGTKYVFIEVGENIILQPITKNYFEKYVGIFNDEGNELQILMEEKKSEKKL; encoded by the coding sequence ATGGAAACATCAAAACTTTCAGCAAATGGATATATAACTGTTCCAGCACGACTGAGAAAAAAATATGGAATGAAGAAAGGAACTAAATACGTTTTTATTGAAGTAGGAGAAAATATTATACTTCAACCGATAACGAAAAATTATTTTGAAAAGTACGTTGGGATATTTAATGATGAAGGAAACGAACTTCAAATATTAATGGAAGAAAAAAAGTCAGAGAAAAAATTGTGA